A single genomic interval of Bacillus smithii harbors:
- a CDS encoding NAD(P)H-dependent glycerol-3-phosphate dehydrogenase: protein MNETNIDTITVIGAGSWGTALSMVLADNGCHVRLWGHNPQQIMEINEHHTNKKYLPNVILPENIKGFASMEEALNGVELIVLAVPTKAIREVVRQMVEVLKKPITLVHVSKGIEPDTLMRISEMIEEEMPSRLLTDLIVLSGPSHAEEVSQRQPTTVTVSSKNIKAAEKIQKLFMNQHFRVYTNPDMIGVEIGGALKNVIALAAGISDGLGYGDNAKAALITRGLAEIARLGTKMGANPLTFSGLAGLGDLIVTCTSVHSRNWRAGNLLGKGKNLNEVLENMGMVVEGVRTTKAAYQLSQNYNVKMPITTALYQVLFHNYDPKKAVDELMTRMRTHEMEDLSDILDARMNE, encoded by the coding sequence ATGAATGAGACGAATATTGACACGATTACCGTTATCGGTGCAGGCAGTTGGGGAACCGCTTTGAGCATGGTACTTGCGGATAATGGATGCCATGTACGGCTTTGGGGCCATAATCCACAACAAATCATGGAAATCAATGAACATCATACGAATAAAAAATATTTGCCGAATGTCATATTGCCCGAAAACATAAAAGGATTCGCCTCCATGGAAGAAGCGCTGAACGGTGTTGAATTGATTGTATTGGCAGTGCCGACAAAGGCGATTCGAGAAGTTGTCAGACAAATGGTCGAGGTTTTAAAAAAACCGATTACTCTCGTCCATGTCAGTAAAGGGATTGAGCCCGATACGCTTATGAGAATTTCGGAAATGATTGAAGAAGAAATGCCTTCTCGTTTGTTAACGGATCTAATCGTCTTGTCAGGACCGAGTCACGCAGAAGAAGTAAGTCAGCGTCAGCCGACGACTGTGACGGTGTCTTCAAAAAATATAAAAGCAGCCGAGAAAATCCAAAAACTGTTTATGAATCAGCATTTCCGTGTTTATACGAACCCGGATATGATCGGCGTAGAAATTGGAGGAGCGCTAAAAAATGTCATTGCGCTTGCAGCAGGTATTTCGGATGGTTTAGGGTACGGAGATAATGCCAAAGCGGCTCTTATCACGCGAGGGCTAGCTGAAATAGCCCGTCTGGGAACAAAAATGGGGGCCAATCCTTTAACTTTTTCCGGATTGGCCGGGCTCGGTGATTTAATTGTTACATGTACAAGCGTCCACTCGCGAAATTGGCGGGCAGGGAATTTACTTGGAAAAGGAAAAAATTTAAACGAAGTGCTCGAAAACATGGGAATGGTGGTAGAAGGGGTAAGAACAACCAAAGCGGCTTATCAATTATCTCAAAATTATAATGTGAAAATGCCTATTACAACTGCCCTTTATCAAGTACTTTTTCATAACTATGACCCGAAAAAAGCTGTGGATGAATTGATGACCAGAATGAGAACTCATGAAATGGAAGACTTGTCCGATATTTTAGATGCAAGAATGAATGAGTAA
- the der gene encoding ribosome biogenesis GTPase Der — MAKPVVAIVGRPNVGKSTIFNRIVGERISIVEDVPGVTRDRIYSSAEWLTHEFNIIDTGGIEIGDEPFLEQIRQQAEIAIDEADVIIFLTNGREGVTAADEEVAKILYRSNKPVVLAVNKIDNPDMRDVIYDFYALGFGEPFPISGAHGLGLGDLLDEVVKRFPKSSQQEYDDDVIKFCLIGRPNVGKSSLVNAILGEERVIVSDVAGTTRDAVDSPYTYNGQKYVIIDTAGMKKKGKVYESTEKYSVLRALRAIERSDVVLVVLNAEEGIREQDKKIAGYAHEAGRGIVIVVNKWDAVEKDEKTMNEFEKKIRSHFLFLDYAPIVFVSAKTKKRLHTLLPVINMVSENHAMRVQSSVLNDVIMDAVAMNPTPTENQRRLKIFYATQVAVKPPTIVIFVNDPELMHFSYERFLENRIRDAFGFEGTPIKIIARSRK, encoded by the coding sequence ATGGCAAAACCGGTTGTAGCGATCGTGGGGAGGCCAAATGTGGGGAAATCCACTATTTTCAACCGTATTGTTGGGGAAAGAATCTCAATAGTGGAAGATGTTCCGGGTGTTACTAGAGACCGGATTTACAGCTCTGCTGAATGGCTGACTCATGAATTTAATATTATTGACACCGGTGGGATTGAGATCGGTGATGAACCTTTTCTCGAACAAATTCGCCAGCAAGCGGAAATCGCCATTGATGAGGCGGATGTCATCATCTTTTTGACCAATGGACGAGAAGGGGTTACAGCAGCTGACGAAGAAGTGGCTAAAATTTTGTATCGTTCCAATAAACCGGTTGTGTTGGCTGTCAATAAGATCGATAATCCGGATATGAGGGATGTAATTTACGATTTCTACGCTCTTGGTTTTGGAGAGCCATTTCCTATTTCCGGCGCCCATGGTCTTGGACTTGGAGACTTGCTGGATGAAGTGGTGAAACGTTTTCCGAAGTCTTCTCAGCAAGAGTACGATGATGATGTAATTAAATTTTGCTTAATCGGCCGGCCAAATGTAGGAAAATCTTCTTTAGTCAATGCTATTTTAGGGGAAGAAAGAGTGATTGTGAGCGATGTCGCCGGCACCACTAGAGATGCGGTGGACTCTCCTTATACGTATAACGGTCAAAAGTACGTGATTATCGATACAGCCGGCATGAAGAAAAAAGGAAAAGTATATGAATCAACGGAGAAATACAGCGTGCTGCGTGCTCTTAGAGCAATTGAACGTTCAGACGTTGTATTAGTCGTGTTGAATGCAGAAGAAGGGATAAGAGAGCAAGATAAGAAGATTGCCGGCTATGCTCATGAAGCGGGGAGAGGAATTGTGATCGTCGTTAATAAATGGGATGCGGTTGAAAAAGACGAGAAAACGATGAATGAATTTGAAAAAAAGATACGCAGTCATTTCTTATTTTTGGATTATGCGCCGATCGTATTTGTGTCAGCTAAAACAAAGAAACGTCTTCATACGCTTCTTCCCGTTATAAACATGGTGAGTGAAAACCATGCGATGCGCGTTCAATCCAGCGTGCTCAATGATGTCATAATGGATGCCGTGGCGATGAATCCTACTCCTACTGAGAATCAACGGCGGCTAAAAATATTTTACGCGACTCAAGTGGCAGTCAAACCGCCGACTATTGTTATCTTCGTCAATGATCCTGAATTAATGCATTTTTCATATGAACGTTTTTTAGAGAATCGGATCAGAGATGCATTTGGATTTGAAGGAACGCCTATTAAAATCATTGCGAGATCTCGGAAATAA
- a CDS encoding capping complex subunit for YIEGIA, protein MMIENFILAAVTTNPKKVPSGTTVFHCEDQKEMEVIATNLEAILDGIAHQLTEEIFIIVRH, encoded by the coding sequence ATGATGATTGAAAATTTCATTTTGGCTGCCGTGACCACGAATCCCAAAAAAGTTCCGTCCGGCACGACTGTTTTTCACTGCGAGGATCAAAAGGAGATGGAAGTCATCGCCACGAATTTAGAGGCTATATTGGATGGAATTGCCCACCAGCTGACCGAAGAGATATTTATTATCGTGAGGCATTAG